The following proteins come from a genomic window of Campylobacter concisus:
- the lpxD gene encoding UDP-3-O-(3-hydroxymyristoyl)glucosamine N-acyltransferase, with the protein MKLSEIASKVNATFSGEDIEIFALNSLKNANKAELTYCDGEKNAKFISTSNAGAILVTKSLLGLVPAGMVALVCDNPHLAFALLSKDYAKPLFCEPKPSNIAKSAKIMPNVYIGSNVSVGENTVVMAGAFLGDNVTIGKNCIIHPNVVIYNDCVIGNECHLLANCVIGSDGFGYAHTKTGEHVKIYHNGNVVLGDFVEIGACTTIDRGVFESTMIANYTKIDNLVQIGHNCELGNGCLIVSQTGLAGSTVLGRNVVMGGQSGSAGHVKVGDFAQIAARGGVSKDLPGGKKYAGAYPIMELSDQFKLQAKILRFFKKN; encoded by the coding sequence ATGAAACTAAGTGAAATAGCCTCAAAAGTAAATGCTACTTTTAGTGGAGAAGATATAGAAATTTTTGCCTTAAATTCTTTAAAAAATGCAAATAAAGCTGAGCTAACATACTGCGATGGCGAGAAGAATGCAAAATTTATAAGCACATCAAACGCTGGAGCCATATTGGTGACAAAATCGCTTTTAGGCTTGGTACCAGCTGGCATGGTTGCACTTGTGTGTGATAATCCACACCTTGCATTTGCCTTGCTTAGTAAAGATTATGCTAAGCCGCTTTTTTGCGAGCCAAAGCCATCAAATATCGCTAAGAGTGCAAAGATAATGCCAAATGTCTACATAGGCTCAAATGTTAGTGTTGGCGAAAATACGGTAGTAATGGCTGGAGCATTTTTGGGCGATAACGTAACTATAGGCAAAAACTGCATCATCCATCCAAATGTAGTCATCTACAACGACTGCGTCATCGGCAATGAGTGCCATCTGCTGGCAAACTGCGTTATAGGCAGCGATGGCTTTGGCTATGCACATACAAAAACTGGCGAGCATGTAAAAATTTATCACAATGGCAATGTTGTTTTAGGTGATTTTGTTGAGATCGGCGCTTGCACGACGATAGATCGTGGCGTTTTTGAAAGCACGATGATCGCAAACTACACAAAGATAGACAATCTCGTTCAAATAGGCCACAACTGCGAGCTTGGAAATGGCTGCCTAATCGTCTCACAAACTGGCCTTGCTGGCTCAACAGTGCTAGGCAGAAACGTCGTAATGGGCGGTCAAAGCGGCTCAGCTGGTCATGTAAAAGTGGGTGACTTTGCACAGATCGCTGCACGCGGCGGTGTTAGCAAAGACCTGCCTGGCGGCAAAAAATACGCCGGAGCTTATCCAATAATGGAGCTTTCAGATCAGTTTAAACTCCAAGCAAAAATTTTGAGATTTTTTAAGAAAAATTGA
- the ilvN gene encoding acetolactate synthase small subunit — translation MRRTISVIVLNEHGVLARISGLFAGRGYNIDTLTVAPIPESNFSRLSIVTSGDERVLEQIVKQLHKLIPTYKVIESGEFVEKEMALVKIPLGENFAGLEAILKSYNGIVTNTNENYIVVMVADDASRIESFLKSIKKFNPVDVVRGGSVIMDI, via the coding sequence ATCAGAAGAACGATTTCGGTTATAGTTTTAAATGAACACGGTGTTTTGGCTAGAATTTCTGGACTTTTTGCGGGCAGGGGCTACAATATCGATACACTAACCGTTGCTCCAATACCTGAGAGCAACTTCTCAAGGCTAAGTATCGTAACAAGTGGCGATGAGAGAGTTTTAGAGCAGATCGTAAAACAGCTTCACAAGCTCATACCAACGTATAAAGTCATAGAAAGTGGCGAATTTGTCGAAAAAGAGATGGCTCTTGTGAAAATTCCACTTGGTGAAAATTTTGCCGGTCTTGAGGCGATACTAAAGTCGTACAATGGCATCGTCACAAATACAAACGAAAACTACATCGTTGTCATGGTGGCTGACGATGCGAGTAGGATCGAGAGCTTTTTAAAATCGATAAAGAAATTTAACCCAGTTGACGTCGTACGTGGCGGATCTGTGATAATGGATATATGA
- a CDS encoding acetolactate synthase large subunit, with product MKQISGSQMISEALHEEGVEIVFGYPGGAALNIYDETYKQTYFKHVLVRHEQAAVHAADGYARVSGKVGVAFVTSGPGFTNAVTGLATAYSDSIPIVLISGQVPTFMIGTDAFQEIDAVGISRPCVKHNFLVNSVEELPRIIKEAFYIARSGRPGPVHIDIPKNITSKLGDFVYPKEISIPSYKPTYKGNSKQIKKAAVAINEAKRPLLYIGGGAIASGASDIIRKFMQKTGIPAVETLMALGVLDAKDELNLGMAGMHGSYASNMALSECDLLISLGARFCDRITGRTDEFAKHAKIIHIDIDPSSISKIINAHYPIVGDLANVLTELYEEVNAKPENYAPWREILDRYSKLNPLGYTDSDKVLKPQWVIEETAKIAGADAIISTDVGQHQMWVAQFYPFNRARQLVTSGGLGTMGFGLPAAIGAKCAKPDNLVINFTGDGSILMNIQELMTAHEINMPVINIILNNNFLGMVRQWQTFFYEKRYSSTDLSLQPDFVKIAEGFGGVGFVCKSKDEFRKALKEAIDSKKSAMIDVRIDRFEDVLPMVPAGAAIYNMILKSKEDK from the coding sequence ATAAAACAGATTTCTGGTTCACAGATGATAAGCGAGGCCTTGCACGAAGAGGGCGTTGAGATAGTTTTTGGCTATCCTGGCGGTGCAGCTTTAAATATCTACGACGAAACATATAAGCAGACTTATTTTAAACACGTTTTGGTTCGCCACGAGCAAGCGGCCGTTCATGCGGCCGATGGATACGCTAGAGTTAGTGGTAAAGTTGGCGTTGCTTTTGTGACAAGTGGCCCTGGCTTTACAAATGCTGTTACTGGCCTTGCAACAGCTTATAGTGACAGCATACCGATCGTGCTTATAAGTGGTCAAGTACCAACATTTATGATCGGTACAGATGCTTTTCAAGAGATTGATGCGGTCGGCATTTCACGCCCATGCGTCAAGCACAATTTTTTAGTAAATAGCGTGGAGGAACTGCCTCGTATTATAAAAGAGGCCTTTTATATCGCAAGGTCAGGCCGCCCAGGACCAGTTCATATCGACATTCCCAAAAATATAACATCAAAGCTTGGTGATTTTGTATATCCAAAAGAAATTTCTATTCCAAGTTACAAGCCGACCTATAAAGGCAACTCAAAACAGATAAAAAAGGCAGCAGTTGCGATAAATGAAGCAAAAAGACCGCTTTTATACATAGGTGGTGGTGCGATAGCATCCGGAGCTAGCGATATCATCCGTAAATTTATGCAAAAAACAGGCATTCCAGCAGTTGAGACACTGATGGCTCTTGGCGTACTTGACGCAAAAGATGAGCTAAATTTAGGCATGGCAGGTATGCATGGTAGCTACGCTTCAAATATGGCACTTAGCGAGTGTGACCTTCTCATCTCGCTTGGAGCTAGATTTTGTGACAGGATCACCGGCAGGACGGACGAGTTTGCCAAACATGCAAAGATTATCCACATCGATATCGATCCAAGCTCCATCTCAAAGATCATAAATGCCCACTATCCAATCGTTGGCGATCTTGCAAACGTGCTAACTGAGCTTTATGAAGAAGTCAATGCAAAGCCTGAAAACTACGCCCCTTGGAGAGAAATTTTAGATAGATATTCTAAACTAAATCCACTTGGCTACACAGATAGCGACAAGGTCTTAAAACCGCAATGGGTTATCGAAGAGACCGCAAAGATAGCAGGAGCTGATGCGATAATCTCAACAGATGTCGGACAGCACCAAATGTGGGTGGCGCAGTTTTATCCGTTTAACCGAGCAAGACAGCTTGTCACAAGTGGTGGACTTGGCACAATGGGATTTGGCCTCCCTGCAGCGATCGGCGCAAAATGTGCAAAACCAGACAATCTTGTTATAAATTTTACAGGCGATGGCTCAATACTTATGAATATCCAAGAGTTAATGACGGCTCATGAGATAAATATGCCTGTTATAAACATCATTTTAAACAACAACTTCTTGGGCATGGTGCGCCAGTGGCAGACATTTTTTTATGAAAAACGCTACTCATCGACTGATCTTAGCTTGCAGCCTGATTTTGTAAAGATCGCTGAAGGATTTGGCGGAGTTGGCTTTGTTTGCAAGAGTAAGGATGAGTTTAGAAAGGCTTTAAAAGAAGCGATCGATAGCAAAAAATCAGCGATGATCGACGTTAGGATCGACCGCTTTGAGGATGTGCTTCCTATGGTTCCAGCTGGAGCTGCGATTTATAATATGATATTAAAGAGCAAGGAAGATAAATGA
- the mnmH gene encoding tRNA 2-selenouridine(34) synthase MnmH translates to MPLFELDVEQWLEKRSSFEILIDARSPHEFLYSHIKDAINLYALNDAEHKEVGTLYKSDRSLAKSLGAKYICKNLQNIIDEVYKRAKVGSAIGIYCAKGGLRSNSVGYVLSMIGYRVFRLSGGYKAYRNHVLEFLNRPLSTKFITFFGNTGCYKSKLIRTLSPSIDLEAMANHLGSVFGAINGAQPSQKSFEDALFEKLITLKDEICFIEGESRRIGSLSLPKSLYEAMRSGINVEVSASLEKRISCIVDDYKSVDKAFFDECMKKISPFIDKKARDEAVAKFNENDIAKVAEILLTKYYDKVYKKNENINVFIKSDNFDEAVKKLNDIKNEAKF, encoded by the coding sequence GTGCCGTTATTTGAGCTTGATGTAGAGCAGTGGCTAGAGAAAAGAAGCTCTTTTGAAATTTTAATAGACGCAAGATCGCCACATGAATTTTTATATTCACACATAAAAGATGCCATAAATTTATATGCTTTAAATGATGCAGAACATAAAGAGGTAGGCACGCTCTATAAAAGCGATAGATCCCTAGCAAAGAGTCTTGGTGCAAAGTATATCTGCAAAAATTTACAAAATATCATTGATGAGGTTTATAAAAGAGCCAAGGTTGGTTCAGCTATTGGCATCTACTGCGCTAAAGGCGGGCTTAGATCAAATTCTGTTGGCTATGTGCTAAGCATGATAGGATATAGAGTTTTTAGACTTAGTGGCGGTTATAAAGCTTATAGAAATCATGTTTTAGAATTTCTAAATCGACCTTTGAGTACAAAATTTATCACTTTTTTTGGAAATACTGGCTGCTATAAAAGTAAGCTAATAAGGACTCTAAGCCCGTCAATAGACCTTGAAGCTATGGCAAATCATTTAGGATCTGTCTTTGGGGCGATAAATGGCGCGCAGCCAAGCCAAAAAAGCTTTGAAGATGCGTTGTTTGAAAAGCTCATCACGCTAAAAGATGAAATTTGCTTTATTGAGGGCGAAAGTAGAAGAATAGGCTCATTAAGCTTGCCAAAGAGCCTTTATGAGGCGATGCGTAGTGGCATAAATGTCGAAGTAAGTGCAAGTTTAGAAAAAAGAATTTCTTGTATAGTAGATGACTATAAAAGTGTGGATAAAGCCTTTTTTGACGAGTGTATGAAGAAAATTTCACCATTTATCGATAAAAAAGCTAGAGATGAAGCTGTGGCTAAATTTAATGAAAATGACATCGCCAAAGTAGCTGAAATTTTACTCACAAAATACTATGACAAGGTCTATAAAAAAAATGAAAATATTAATGTTTTCATAAAATCTGATAACTTTGACGAAGCCGTTAAAAAGCTAAATGATATAAAAAATGAAGCAAAATTTTAG
- a CDS encoding HIT family protein: MQHLCAPWRSEYFSAKKDSCVFCDVINSDDDDKNGVLFRAKHCFGIMNLYPYSPGHFMIIPNQHTDKIEELDEQTWFEMSKFVRLGVEILKKELYANGVNIGMNLGKAAGAGIAEHVHYHLVPRWSGDTNFITTISDVRVNGTPFHPLFEKLKKAFSAVI, encoded by the coding sequence ATGCAGCACCTTTGTGCCCCTTGGAGAAGCGAATACTTTAGTGCTAAAAAAGATAGCTGTGTTTTTTGTGATGTTATAAACTCAGACGATGATGATAAAAATGGCGTACTCTTTCGAGCCAAGCATTGTTTTGGGATTATGAATTTATATCCGTATTCTCCAGGACATTTTATGATAATACCAAATCAGCATACCGATAAGATCGAAGAGCTTGATGAGCAGACTTGGTTTGAGATGAGTAAATTTGTAAGGCTTGGAGTTGAAATTTTAAAAAAAGAGCTTTATGCTAATGGCGTAAATATAGGTATGAATTTAGGCAAGGCCGCAGGAGCTGGCATAGCTGAGCACGTGCATTATCACCTTGTGCCAAGGTGGAGCGGAGATACAAATTTTATAACCACTATCTCTGATGTGAGAGTAAATGGCACGCCATTTCATCCACTTTTTGAGAAACTAAAAAAGGCATTTAGTGCCGTTATTTGA
- the trpC gene encoding indole-3-glycerol phosphate synthase TrpC, translating to MILDEIIKKTKDDLAKRKADFPEEWLGRSLAYNPYVPRDVLSALRASQNEPIKIIAEIKKASPSKGVIREDFEPIKIAQEYEEYANAFSILTEPHWFKGDIEYITQVRRYASRPILRKDFIVDKYQILEALVYGADFILLIAKALTQNELKELLGYAHHLGLEVLVETHDASDVKKAIFAGANIIGINHRNLDDFTMDMSLCEKLIPLLPNGKIIVAESGLYEHEQLKQLSKIGVDVFLIGEHFMRQDDIKNAVKKIKEGE from the coding sequence ATGATACTTGATGAGATAATAAAAAAAACTAAAGATGATCTTGCGAAAAGAAAAGCAGATTTCCCTGAGGAGTGGCTTGGTCGCTCACTAGCATATAACCCATACGTACCAAGAGATGTTTTAAGCGCACTTAGAGCAAGTCAAAATGAGCCGATAAAAATTATAGCCGAGATCAAAAAAGCAAGCCCAAGCAAAGGTGTGATAAGAGAAGACTTTGAGCCGATAAAAATAGCCCAGGAGTATGAAGAATACGCAAATGCTTTTAGTATCTTGACTGAACCACATTGGTTTAAGGGCGACATTGAATATATCACTCAAGTCCGCCGCTATGCATCAAGGCCGATCCTTAGAAAAGATTTTATCGTTGATAAGTATCAAATTCTAGAAGCTCTTGTTTATGGGGCGGACTTTATCTTGCTCATCGCAAAAGCATTAACTCAAAACGAGCTAAAAGAGCTTTTAGGCTACGCTCATCATTTAGGGCTTGAGGTTTTGGTTGAAACTCACGACGCGAGTGATGTGAAAAAGGCTATCTTTGCAGGAGCAAATATAATAGGTATAAATCACAGAAATTTAGATGATTTTACGATGGATATGAGCCTTTGTGAGAAGCTCATACCGCTTTTACCAAATGGCAAGATAATAGTCGCTGAAAGCGGTCTTTATGAGCACGAGCAGCTTAAGCAGCTAAGCAAAATAGGCGTAGATGTTTTCTTGATAGGAGAGCATTTTATGAGACAAGATGATATAAAAAATGCCGTCAAAAAGATAAAGGAGGGCGAGTAA
- a CDS encoding tetratricopeptide repeat protein has protein sequence MYWRKILVFFMSVFFNSQLLLADDNKSINLRLMQALLFQDSGDVNASIQTYSNIFKDTNQKAYLKEAIKLAFATKNENLDALINEGEKSLKDDSDFIRIKIANLVNFSKLNEAKNLMQELATKEPNAQNLLMLGTICMMQNETTTALKYFEEAYSLKQEEENLLRIVDILINRMDKIKDATKYLEKFKDEQGCTLKTCELLAEIYSQQRNFPKVIELFEELYELNHDTSYLDKIVQFFIYDKNYKAAIEILKKYSYNDMALMDLYAATSNFGDAYILAVKIYNDSRDLNFLAKAAIYEYEMNKDTLNEQKMAEILDKFEASVPKLENDMFFNYYGYLLIDHDIDPRKGIELVQKALAISPESPYYEDSLAWGYFKLGECKKAKSIMQHAMKDVDFRTSKEAKEHLHLIERCIINLNKRLKK, from the coding sequence ATGTATTGGCGTAAAATTTTAGTATTTTTTATGAGCGTATTTTTTAACTCGCAGCTGCTTTTGGCTGACGATAATAAAAGTATAAATTTACGTCTAATGCAGGCTTTATTGTTTCAAGATAGCGGAGATGTGAATGCTAGCATTCAAACTTACTCAAACATTTTTAAAGATACAAATCAAAAAGCTTATTTAAAAGAGGCGATCAAACTCGCCTTTGCTACAAAAAATGAAAATTTAGACGCTTTGATAAATGAAGGCGAAAAAAGCTTAAAAGACGACAGCGATTTTATCCGTATAAAGATCGCAAATTTAGTAAATTTCTCAAAGCTAAATGAGGCTAAAAATTTGATGCAAGAGCTAGCCACAAAAGAGCCAAATGCTCAAAATTTACTTATGCTTGGCACTATTTGTATGATGCAAAATGAAACAACGACTGCGCTAAAATACTTTGAAGAGGCTTACTCTCTAAAGCAAGAAGAAGAAAATTTGCTCCGTATCGTTGATATTTTGATAAATCGCATGGATAAGATAAAAGATGCTACAAAATATCTTGAGAAATTTAAAGATGAACAAGGTTGCACGCTAAAGACTTGCGAGCTTTTGGCTGAAATTTACTCCCAGCAAAGAAATTTCCCAAAAGTGATCGAACTATTTGAAGAGCTTTATGAACTAAATCACGATACTTCTTATCTTGATAAGATCGTGCAGTTTTTTATCTATGATAAAAATTACAAAGCAGCAATTGAAATTTTAAAAAAATATAGCTACAACGATATGGCGCTTATGGATCTTTATGCGGCGACTAGTAATTTTGGCGATGCATACATACTTGCTGTTAAAATTTATAACGATAGCAGGGATTTAAATTTTTTAGCAAAAGCCGCGATTTACGAATACGAAATGAATAAAGATACCTTGAACGAACAAAAAATGGCTGAAATTTTAGATAAATTTGAAGCTAGCGTGCCAAAGCTAGAAAATGATATGTTTTTTAACTATTATGGCTACTTACTGATAGATCATGATATAGATCCTAGAAAGGGTATAGAGCTTGTGCAAAAGGCACTTGCCATCTCGCCTGAGTCGCCTTATTATGAGGATTCGCTAGCGTGGGGATATTTTAAGCTTGGTGAGTGCAAAAAGGCAAAAAGTATTATGCAGCACGCGATGAAAGATGTTGATTTTAGGACTTCAAAAGAAGCAAAAGAGCATTTGCACCTAATAGAGCGCTGTATAATAAATCTAAATAAAAGGCTTAAAAAATGA
- a CDS encoding YkgJ family cysteine cluster protein, translating to MKVQGFSYEFDASFCESCGGKCCTGESGYIWINEEEISKFCTAFHMSKDEFEKQFLIRVGLRCSIKEKPYEDGFACIFFDEKNKNCSVYELRPQQCRTFPFWNYFKKNLKELKAECIGVKF from the coding sequence GTGAAAGTACAAGGTTTTAGTTATGAGTTTGATGCTAGCTTTTGCGAGAGCTGTGGTGGCAAGTGTTGTACCGGAGAGAGTGGGTATATCTGGATAAATGAAGAAGAAATTTCAAAATTTTGCACCGCATTTCATATGAGTAAAGATGAGTTTGAAAAGCAGTTTTTAATAAGAGTTGGGCTAAGGTGTAGCATAAAAGAGAAGCCTTATGAGGATGGCTTTGCTTGCATATTTTTTGATGAAAAAAATAAAAACTGCTCAGTTTATGAGCTAAGGCCACAGCAGTGTAGGACTTTTCCGTTTTGGAATTATTTTAAAAAAAATTTAAAGGAGCTAAAAGCAGAATGTATTGGCGTAAAATTTTAG
- a CDS encoding tRNA1(Val) (adenine(37)-N6)-methyltransferase, translating into MILAQLKSGYRYNSDTLVLYDFIRSSLKNFSGRILDVGAGCGILGLLLKRDFKNSSLSLLDILQINGEISKFNASKNGLEAEIINANFADFKDSEKFDLIVSNPPFYHEGTKQSEDEHIKVSRYTSSLSLKDFIKGISVNLKPHKRAFFCYAPDDLSQIIASLKEFKLNLVSLKFIHTKADKPANLALFEVRNNSNSKLKILPPLVMSENGSHTKEAIEIFKKANTNSVDYQELA; encoded by the coding sequence ATGATCTTGGCTCAGCTAAAAAGTGGCTATCGCTACAACAGCGATACGCTGGTACTTTATGATTTTATAAGATCAAGTTTGAAAAATTTTTCAGGCAGAATTTTAGACGTTGGCGCAGGGTGCGGGATACTTGGGCTTTTACTTAAACGCGACTTTAAAAATTCCAGCCTAAGCTTGCTTGATATCTTGCAAATAAATGGTGAAATTTCTAAATTTAACGCCAGTAAGAACGGCTTGGAGGCAGAAATTATAAATGCTAATTTTGCAGATTTTAAAGATAGCGAGAAATTTGACCTCATCGTATCAAATCCTCCATTTTATCACGAGGGTACGAAACAAAGCGAAGATGAGCATATAAAGGTTAGTAGATACACAAGCTCTTTAAGTTTAAAAGACTTTATAAAAGGTATAAGTGTAAATTTAAAGCCTCACAAAAGGGCGTTTTTTTGCTATGCACCTGATGATCTTAGCCAGATCATAGCATCTCTAAAAGAGTTTAAGCTAAATTTAGTAAGCCTAAAATTTATTCATACAAAGGCTGATAAACCAGCAAATTTAGCCTTATTTGAGGTAAGAAATAATTCAAACTCAAAGTTAAAAATTTTGCCACCTTTAGTGATGAGCGAAAATGGCTCGCATACAAAAGAGGCGATTGAAATTTTTAAAAAAGCTAATACAAACAGTGTTGATTATCAGGAACTAGCGTGA
- a CDS encoding NAD(P)/FAD-dependent oxidoreductase gives MVNVYDLIVVGGGPCGIASVVEAKRNGLNNVLLLEKGDNHSQTIRKFYKDNKRVDKEYKGQDSTIHGVVSFEDGTKESTLDYFDKLLDTEKIEAFFNSEVESVKKDGEIFKVTTSKAVYEAKNVMISIGKMGRPNKPDYKIPPSLNSVVNFNLDNCTNGEKVLVVGGGNSAVEYAIELCQYNKTTIAYRKDNFSRVNETNLSALWELEKHGKIKVRLNHDIKEIDNESGKVRVHYENGKIRVYDRVVYAIGGSSPVDFLQKCQIKIDEKGTPIVDSNYQSSVPGLYVGGDIVLKNGGSIVVALNHAHHVIKDILKGKA, from the coding sequence ATGGTAAATGTTTATGATCTAATTGTTGTTGGTGGCGGACCTTGTGGAATTGCTAGCGTAGTTGAGGCAAAAAGAAATGGCTTAAACAACGTTTTGCTTCTTGAAAAAGGTGATAATCACAGCCAAACGATAAGAAAATTTTATAAAGATAATAAACGCGTAGATAAAGAGTATAAAGGGCAAGATAGTACGATACATGGCGTAGTTTCATTTGAGGATGGCACGAAAGAGAGCACGCTTGATTATTTTGACAAGCTGCTTGATACTGAAAAGATTGAAGCTTTTTTTAATTCTGAAGTAGAGAGCGTGAAAAAAGATGGAGAAATTTTTAAAGTAACTACATCAAAAGCCGTATATGAAGCTAAAAATGTGATGATATCAATTGGCAAAATGGGACGACCAAATAAGCCTGATTATAAAATCCCACCTTCACTAAACTCAGTTGTAAATTTTAACCTTGATAACTGTACAAACGGCGAAAAGGTGCTTGTCGTAGGTGGCGGAAACTCAGCAGTTGAGTATGCGATCGAGCTTTGCCAATACAATAAAACTACAATCGCTTATAGAAAAGATAATTTTAGCCGCGTAAATGAGACAAATTTAAGTGCACTTTGGGAGCTAGAAAAGCACGGTAAGATAAAAGTTAGGCTAAATCACGATATAAAAGAGATAGATAACGAATCAGGCAAAGTTAGAGTGCATTACGAAAATGGTAAAATTCGCGTTTATGACAGAGTTGTCTATGCAATAGGTGGCTCAAGTCCGGTTGATTTTTTACAAAAATGTCAGATAAAAATTGATGAAAAAGGCACTCCAATAGTTGATAGTAACTACCAAAGTAGCGTGCCAGGACTTTATGTGGGCGGTGACATCGTGCTAAAAAATGGTGGCTCAATAGTCGTTGCTCTAAATCACGCTCATCACGTCATAAAAGACATTTTAAAGGGCAAGGCATAA
- a CDS encoding class II 3-deoxy-7-phosphoheptulonate synthase, giving the protein MTWNRDSWREFNILQQPTYPNLKELKEAEEKLKALPPLVFAGEARSLKNELAKVCNGEAFLLQGGDCAESFTNFNANNIRDMFKVLLQMAIVLTFGGGCPVVKVGRVAGQFAKPRSSDYEEVNGVKLPSYRGDIINGFEFDEKARVADPKRMIEAYYQSASTMNLLRAFSRGGLADLHQVHKWNLGFVKRPEIGEKYAKLADDLTKTLSFMAACGITSANTPAINQTAVYTSHEALLLPYEEALTRVDSLSGEWYDCSAHMLWIGERTRGINDAHVHFLSGVKNPIGVKIGPSAKAEDVVALANKLNPENEAGRLNVIIRMGADKIGENLPKILRELKREGLNIVYSIDPMHGNTVKTSNNYKTREFDKIISEVRSFFEIHKAEGTRAGGVHLEMTGQDVTECTGGALNITESSLEQRYETQCDPRLNADQALELAFLMADLVKKA; this is encoded by the coding sequence ATGACTTGGAACAGAGATAGTTGGAGAGAATTTAATATCTTACAACAACCAACTTATCCAAATTTAAAAGAGCTTAAAGAGGCTGAAGAAAAACTAAAAGCACTTCCACCTTTGGTATTTGCTGGCGAGGCTAGAAGTCTTAAAAATGAGCTTGCAAAAGTTTGCAATGGCGAGGCCTTTTTGCTTCAAGGTGGCGACTGCGCTGAGAGCTTTACAAATTTTAACGCAAACAACATCAGAGATATGTTTAAGGTCTTACTTCAAATGGCGATAGTTTTAACCTTTGGCGGTGGCTGTCCAGTGGTCAAAGTAGGCCGCGTAGCAGGGCAGTTTGCAAAGCCTAGAAGTAGCGATTATGAAGAGGTAAATGGCGTTAAGTTGCCAAGCTATAGAGGTGACATCATAAATGGCTTTGAATTTGACGAAAAAGCTAGAGTTGCCGACCCAAAACGCATGATAGAGGCCTACTATCAAAGTGCTTCTACGATGAACCTCTTAAGAGCCTTTTCAAGAGGAGGTTTGGCTGACCTTCATCAGGTGCATAAGTGGAATTTAGGCTTTGTTAAAAGGCCAGAGATCGGTGAGAAATACGCTAAACTAGCTGACGATCTAACAAAAACTCTATCTTTCATGGCAGCTTGTGGCATCACTTCGGCAAACACTCCAGCGATAAATCAAACCGCAGTCTATACATCTCACGAGGCGCTACTTTTGCCTTATGAAGAGGCACTAACTAGGGTTGATAGCCTTAGTGGTGAGTGGTACGACTGCTCGGCTCATATGCTTTGGATAGGCGAAAGAACACGTGGTATAAACGACGCTCACGTACATTTTTTAAGTGGTGTGAAAAATCCTATCGGTGTAAAGATCGGACCAAGTGCAAAGGCTGAAGATGTCGTCGCTCTTGCAAATAAACTAAATCCAGAAAATGAAGCTGGCAGACTAAACGTGATAATCAGAATGGGTGCTGATAAGATAGGCGAAAATTTACCAAAAATTTTAAGAGAGCTAAAGCGAGAAGGGCTAAATATCGTTTATAGTATCGATCCGATGCATGGCAACACCGTAAAAACCTCAAATAACTACAAAACCAGAGAATTTGACAAGATAATAAGTGAAGTTAGAAGCTTTTTTGAAATTCACAAAGCTGAGGGCACAAGGGCTGGCGGCGTACATCTTGAGATGACAGGCCAAGACGTGACTGAGTGCACGGGTGGGGCATTAAATATCACTGAAAGTTCGCTTGAGCAAAGATATGAAACACAATGTGATCCAAGGCTAAATGCTGATCAGGCACTTGAGCTTGCATTCTTGATGGCTGATCTAGTTAAAAAAGCTTAG